A segment of the Zingiber officinale cultivar Zhangliang chromosome 8B, Zo_v1.1, whole genome shotgun sequence genome:
TTGGTAGATCTTTATCGCCGCTCGGGAGCCCTACAACTCAATCTTTGTTTTCTCCAGCTCATCCTTAGCAAGCTTTAGCGCTGTGTCTTTATCGGAGAGCTGGCCATAGAGAGGCGCTTCCTCAGCTGACCAGCTTGCTCACTCGGTCACCAGAAAATCTTTAACCTTCTTAAGCTTCTAGGAGAGGTCCCGGGTATCCTTATTCTACAACTCCTGGTCCTCAATGGGCCGGTTCTTCCTAGCGTTGGCCGACTCGATCTTCTTGTCAAAGGTAGTGACTTGCTTGTTGAGTCGAGTCAGCATCACCTCTTGATCTGCGGACTTTGCCCGCTCGGCCTTGAGGATCTTAGTGGTTCTCTCCAGGCTGGCCTTTAACTTATTGACCTCTACAGTCAATGACCCTTGGGAGGAGGATGCGTTGCTCGAGATCTTGAGCTTCTTGGGCTCGTCCTCCAAATGTGCAAGCCTGTGGCAGATGACCAGGCTCTCCACCCAATATTGCAATCAGGAAAAGGGTTATAGTCGATCAGAGGTAAGGTAATTGCAATAAGGAACACTTACTCCAATTGACATTTGGGTGTGACTGTTGGCGAGCGCACCCGAAGGCATCACCACCGCTCGGTCTCTTGCTTCCTCCTAGACTTGGGCGAGCGGGCCCCGAGTGATGATTTGATGCTCGGGGGTGCGCGACTGGGTGATCAGCTCGCTGTATTTCTCCATTGACAGATGGAGGATCGTTGTGATAGAATATCGGCCGCTCGGGGCCGAGTGAGCCGAGCCCTCTGGGCCAGAGGGTCGGGACGCAGACACCGGAAGGATGGAAGACCGCAGAACCCTCGCTGGCTGTGAGGATGGCGGCATGAAGGTCATGGGCTCTGCGGTATAGCCTCCTGGGGCATCTCAGCTACTGAGGGTGTCCGGTCAGAAGAAATCGTGATCGCAGTCTCGGGAATTGTGGTGGGGGTCAAGGTTCCGACCCATTCGGTGGACCTCACCACTGAGGTAGCAGAACGTGAGGGTTCTGCTCGGCTCCTCTTGCACCTTGATAGTGGCTCGCCGGAGGATCTTGAACACTCTACTCGGCTGACGGACAGCCGCTCAGATGGCTATTGTGAGCCGCCAGCAATCTTGACGCTAGGTGTTCGTCTAGCCGCCCCTCCACTAGCCAAGGCAGGGGTCGCCGCACTCTCGTCTTGAGAGCTAACTGGCTGTAGGCCGCAGCTCGCTAGTTCTTCAGTAGCAACCTCATTGATCACAGAGTCCTGGAGCTTCGCTTGGCCGGTCATCCGAGCGCGTAACATGACTTTGACTGTAAAAGAGgtagaaaaatcagttaaaatcaAAGGAAGAACGTAAAGTAACCTCATACGTAGGCTGTTCGGGAGCCGAGTGCGGATCGGACTCAGACCGAAGATGTACAGAACACCCTCAAGCAACAACTTGTGGATGCCGTACTTCTGACCAACCAGCATGGATGCGGCATGGAGATAATCTGAGCGGCTCTTGTATCGCTTTAGGTCGGCCTGAGGTGACAATCTGGTTTGCCAGCGGGTTAGGAAGTTCGGCCGCTCGAGAAGATGCAAGAAAaagaaatactccttccagtgtttattggaagtcagcattttatcaaagaaaactaactcgGCCCATGACTGAAATAGAAAGGTCCCCAGTTCAGACTgtttggggtaatagaagtagtggaaaactcGGGGAGTAAGAGGGATGTCATGCAGCCGGAACAAAACAATGGCGCCGCACAGAAGGTGGAAGGAGTTCGGCACGAGTTGGGGAAGGGAAACGCGAAAGTAATTACAAATTTCGACAATGAAAGGATGAACAGGAAATCGGAGACCAACCAAGAAATGATCCCTGAACAAGCAGATGGTGTTGGTCGGAGAAGCATTTGGCCGATCGGACAAAGAAGCCAAAATGATCTCGTGATCAGAAGGAATTTCGAAAGCGTTCTTGAGGCTCTTAGCTTTGTCCGCATCAAACCTAgactccatggtggtgtaccagagTCCAGGAGCGGGGGCCAGCGGCTAGGAAGAATTTTCCATTGCAACGCAAAGAAAACAGCGAAGAGATACGATCGAAAGAACAAAAAGGCCACTGGGAGGACGTCGGAATAGAAAGAAAGATCGAAAGCATAAACGGTGGAGGAGAAAGCTTACTGGGGAGCAAGTCGCTGAGAAAGAAACGCAAGGAATCGCCGAAGCAAGTGGCACAGGAGCAGGGTCGCCGGAAGCATTGAGGAAGACGAGAGCGTAAAGGAAACAAAGACGCAGCGGGCTTATAAGCCTCGGGCTCGGCCGACCGGAACCATCCGATCTAGGTCGTGAAAACCAAGACACGGATCTGGCCGTTGAATTTAAACCGCAAAACATCACCTCAGTGCCTGTCGCGTTAGGCGTGCGGCGACAGCGAGTTTGACCCGTGGCGCATTCCCACGGGTCGACAATTAATGCAAGCCATTAACAGGCATGgggcatgctcagccttaatgcgcgaggatttgcacgaattcccAGAAATTTAGGTGACGTCAACGTTGACCGCGCTCGCTCCAGAAGCCGAAGGGAAAATGTTACAAGTGCAAAGACCAGTTACACCAGTCGGCTTAAGGGAGCAGACCTACGGCCGGTCGACATTCTTCAATAAACCGATCGGCCAATAGCCGTGGCACAGCGGATCGCCGTGACGTGTTATGCCGATTGGAGTCCAGGGAAGACCATCAGTTGATCGGGAGGAAAACTTCAAacacttgtccagtcagtcggacttgcaacctcctttgactagacttgagggggaggcatgtgtcatgcggtgataaggaggggtCCACCGAGTGGAAGGTTAACGCCACGGTGGATgtcaaagtcaaggcgatcaACGCCCCGTCTTCACCGGCCGATCAGGCAAGTGGGTCGCCTAACCGGGAGAAAGAAGGTCCGACCCAACATCACTCATGGCTCGGCCACACACCAAGCACCCGACACTCAGCAAAGGGGCAAACATCAGGTATATGCAGAAGTGGGCCGAGCGGCTAACCCGCTCGGCCTTACATTGATTTGCGAGACAGAATAGCGGAGCAGATTTATGACTGAGCATACTGTGCACAGAAACATAAGGGTGGCCGAgcagctatcccgctcggccaggtagtgaGCCTATCGGCCAGGACAATAGAAGTAACAGCCGAGCGGCCTTCTCGCTCGGCCAGATAGTATACTCATCCAAGCAGACAGTGAAGACTCGAGCtgagcgactatcccgctcgaCCCAGTAAAAGACACAGGACATTAGCTGGTAAAATCCTTTTGGGAGCTGGTGCCGCCAACAGACGGCATGGTCGGCGGCAGAGTCAGATAGAAGATCGTacagcggaagcttccactgtcgcttcagagatatgctcggctcgttaaggtattgtgttagGGGCGCTttactgacacgtcttttcaaaaaaaagctttgagaagcttgtatgccttgggaagcgtgcacgcgcgctacaggagctctatataaaggggggttcgAAGCTTCAGCGGAGGTATACACACATTACTGTTGTTACTATTGTCTTCTTCGTTTCTTTGCTCCGCTGCTTCCACATATCgtcggtgactaacttgagcgtcggagggtcaacaccggggaccccttctgtggctcgacactgacgtagTTGTGGTTGCAGGTTCGATCGGAGTCTACGCGCGGTCAGCAGGAGCACCACATCCCTAAGTTCCGTCGCctcgactttcagacaggatcgctaatgttaatgatgaaatttggcatgctagactaagacatataggacaagaacgaatgaatagattggCTAAGGAGGGTCTTTTAGGCACTCATGGTaaaattaacttgtctatatgtaagtattgtcttgctggaaagacaaCTAGGAAACTATTTGAAAAGactattagggttgaatcaccattgcaattaattcgtTCGGATATTTATGGCCCAATGAATCTGAAAgctagaaatgagagttcttatttcattacatttattgatcatgacttcatatgttttagTCATGTATATTTAATTTCTCATAAATTTAAAGCATTAGATTGTTTCATTCATTATTTGAACGAAATTGAGAATAAATTGAAACGTAAAATTAAAAGTTTGCGCACTAACCGTGGAGAATAATTTGATGTAGAAAATAAAGATCTCAAGCCACCTTTCCCGACCATTAGCGACCTGCTAAAGTTTCTGGGCATTAGAgatcaaaatttattaaattttaattttaacgtaAATTATTTCATTAAATCACAAATTCATAAATTTATTCATCTTTAAAATAAATACCCATTAATATAATCTATGTAATATTGAAGAGaaagatttttatttaattttttcaatcatgtcaaatgaaaTATTATGTTATATACAAAAAGAATGAAGAATTTCCTATATCtatataatttgattaaaatatttTACTAAATTAATCTATTAATCTCGCTGAAATTTACTAAcatgaaaaatgataaattattcTTTTCAATTTGTGATTAATGAAGAAGTTTGTCAGGATAAAGTAATCTAAATGCCTAAATAATAAATTCTACTTTTCAAATTATTAAATCACATATAGATTTCTCAAAATATCTTTCCAACCTCTGTTTCTTGTATGCATAGTTGCTCAAAACAGGCTAACAAAAAGCCCATAAATCAAGACACTTTTACGGTCGAGCTGACGGTTAAGCAACCATTTGATGGTGATTTCTGAAAACTGCCAAAATGTGGTTGCTTGGCTGCAATTTCACAGCAAGTTCGCCCCACTTAAGCTGGTTATTGGACAAACCGAAGATAGAGAAGGCAGATGTGAAGGACGAAGGGATATTTCTGAAAAACTAAtagaattaatatatatatatatatatatatatatatgatacggATGTGGCCCTTATGGCATGAGAGTAATTAGGGAATGAGTAAAGGACATTTTGGTCTTTAAGGAGGGGGGGATTTAGGTTTTAAGAGGGGAAAAAAGAGGAAGCCAAAGGGGGTTTTTTTTCAGACCGCCGCCAGCCAAGGAGGGAGCTGCTCCTTGCGTACTTCGTCGGCGTCTGACGCAGCCACCGGCGCTGCTTTTCTTCTCTCCCCTACCTCCTTTCAGCGCCAGCGCCAACGCTGATCGTCGACCGCCGCATATCGCTGGTCTCCATCTCTTCTCCCCTCCACAGAGGGGTGGTTTTTGGTTGAGCATCGCCGTCAAACACAGGTGGCGCTTGGTGTTCTTCGAGCCGCGACCGCCGCGAAACAGCACCGACTTCTTCTCTACCGCGCTCCACAGCGCCGGTGACTCCTTCCTAGCGCTGAGTCCAGCGATCACCGCTGAGTCCAGCAGTCAGCACCGCCGCCTATAGCGGCTTCCGTTGCCCCTTACAGCATCTCCGGCACCCAGCGTCTCAAGGGGTCCAGCATCGTCCCCTCCAGTGGCCGACACATCTGCCGGCCGCTGCCTTAGCCTCCCGTAGCCATCGTCGTTACAGCCATTTCCGGCGAGCCTACAACAGACTCCGGCACTCCCATAGTTGACTCTGTTTGCTGTATAGTAGTTGTCTCCACTGCTTTTGGCATAGATCCGGCTCTCCGCGGTGTCTCTGGACTTTCGTCGTGTTTCGTCGTTACAGCCATTTCCGGCGAGCCTACAGCAGACTCCGGCACTCCCATAGTTGACTCTGTTGGCTGTATAGTAGTTGTCTCCACTGTTTTTGGCATAGATCCGGCTCTCCGCGGTGTCTCTGGACTTCCGTCGTGttttccggccatcgagccgcGACGCTCTGCTATTTGTATTGTTGCTATGATGGTGAGACATTTTATCAGCTGGTCTATGAGCCGTCAGTGTGTGTCGTGGCCCGACCTGCGAGCCGATGATATGTTTTGACTTAGAGGCCTCTTTGTGGATACACGGCATACCAGATTCCCCGTCGCTGCTCCTAGATCCGGCTCCGTTGCTGACTCATATCCATCCATCCGGCAGGGCCGCTACGACTCGATCAGTGGTCCGATCAGCTCATCCATCCAcctgagggcgcccccctgggccagggtacgtcattgCACTCGTTTCATGCTTATTTTATTAGCATGTTATTATGCGGCTGCTTATGCATTTGGGGGATCctcctcgagcaccgaggtaccagagaccggggcaacccggtcactggctgcaggtacAGTTGCCCGGAAGACttcagacgacttggtcaacgcagtggacagatcatcaaccgggtcatggggatgcggtcaaccttccagacacgtcattccgacaggttcgtcttctcagcttcccgataggatcaatatatatatatattttttaaaaaaaaagtagagTATATAATTTTGAGTATTTGGGAGCATTAGTTATGATGAGCACATAAGAACGTCCTATTAATAATCAAATTGGATAATCTAtattttaaatcatatttttaTTATCAATTTAATAGAATCGGTTTCAAAAATGGCAATCTCTCTAATTACTAATTTCTCTAAGagactttttattatttttctccctctaaACTTTCCTAAACCAAGTTTAATATATTACAAATAGTATATAATTATACAATTTATaagatatttattataatttttatataaaaataaatttataattaaattttagatagataaattaataaatcaatttatttattaattatttatgagCATTAATGAGGCCATAGacaattatagatttatttataattaattatagtAAGAATGTACTTGTATACATTTATCTTATCTAATTTTTAAGTATATTTATTGAAAAGTTAATTGAGCTGTACTTTTTTATTGAGCTCAAAAAGTGATATGATAGGATCATCCTATTAAATTAAATCATtgatttaataaataaaacttatatCGCCATTACCTATTAtagatcattttaaaaactatagtatatatatatatatatatattcaaattttaaattaacaaaaaaataataattatgttacatgtttaaaaaatctttagaTGATAAAGGGAGCCGAGATCTCATTTGCAATTACATATCTCTTGatccataaaaaaaataaatctgagGATGAATCATTTATAATTATAGTTGAATCGTGATTATGATATGATCATAATTGATTATAATCTCTTTTTAAATTTACCGTCCCCATATTATAATTTAGGTAGATACATATAACCAGAGGTCACCCCATCACAAAAATATCTGATAACTTATCCACGAGAGCCTCCTACCATCCGTTTAAATCCAAACTATACAAATTATCCCATTGCACACACATGGACCTGTTATGGTGACCGATACCTGTCCGCCACATCCGTCCATGCTTAGGTGTGCGGGGACTCGTCCGCAGCAACGTGcatttgaattattttttttaatttccgttTATATtagtaagattttatttttaaaatttggggGTTAgattatattattaaataaaaaaaaaattcaagcatATACAGAGGTACGACATAAGGTCCTTAAGGAGTCAATTTGTGGCCACCGACGACTCGAGTCAATTCAACTCGACGACAATGATACGTTGACAAGTCACTGCCACTTCATGTTGACTCAATCCGTCGTCCAATCTCCATCGCACGGTTCCTATTCGATGAGGTTGATCCATGGAGCACTTGCACGGTCTCCCCCAGGACTTAAACCACTGGACCCAAGTTGATCTGTATGAAATTGGCTCCACCTGTCTCCCTAGGCATTCTCTCATCTGAGGAATAAGGCTTAAAACGGGGATAAGTAAGGTCATTAGTCTAATTAATTAAGACGCTTAGTTAGGTTTCTATTGAGCTAACACTCGCCGTTCGATTTGCTTCTGCAGGGGAATTAGAGCAACTACAGCAACGGTGGAGACGCCGCGATCGATGACAGCGGTGCTGCAGGTGGGCTAGCTGTGCCAACAAGGAAGGggtattctaaaattttaaagtaaattatttaattaaatcacAAATTCATAAATTTATCCGTCTTTAAAATAAATACCCATTAATCCATATGATATTGAAGAGGAAGGGGAGGTCCGGGTGGAGGCTAGATTTCTTGGATCATTTTTTATGATCTAGGGGATGTGACACTCGTCTTTTTACGGCCAAAACAGAGAGGAAAGTGAAGTTGGAGCTCCTCTCCCCCCAAACCCAATCAGAAGAAAACTAATGAGGTTTGTCTATGTAAGCTCCAAGATAATCATTAACGCTTGCTGCTTAATGTAAAATTAATTTCGCACATAGAGTTCGGTTGGAGAATAATTTGAGGTAGAAAATAAAGATCACACGTCATCTTTCGTGACCATTAGCAACATACCATAATTAAGtgttattgagaatttttcttctTAATATATAGCGGACTTGAGAATATTAACTGTTAGAATAGATCTTTACGTGCACTTCACCGATTTACTTTGATAGCCGATAGAAAATTTAGATCTTTACGTGCACTTCATCTATTTACTCTGACAGTCGATAGAAAATTTCCATAGAACTAAGTCGATCATCCTAAATTCgactgattaatcattttttggGGCATTAGAgatcaaaatttctaaaattttaattttaaagtaaattatttaattaaatcacAAATTTATCCATCTTTAAAATAAATACCCATTAATCTATGTAATATTGAAGAGgaagatttttatttaattttttcaatcATATCAAACGGAATATTATGTTTATCATGATAAAATAGTACCCTAAATGTCTAAATCACAAATTCTACTTTTTCAAATTATTAAATCACATATAGATTTCTCAAAATATATTTCCAACCTCCTCCTAATTGTAAAATCGTGGCCACAAATCATAGCCGTTTTGCAGTCGAGCCGACGGTGAAATCATGGCCAAGCGGTCACTTGACCACTAGGATATATTCCGCAACAAAGTTGGTTAAGCAACCATTTGATCGTGATTTTTGTTATCTGCTAAATGTGGTGGCTTGGTTGCACTTTCACGGCAAGTTAGCCCACTTAAGCAGCTTGTTGAGCCATCACTTATTTGACATATCAACGATAgaaaaaattgataaatttttTATTGAATTTTTCCACTTGTCATGAAGGGAAGCGTAGCCCAGCTCGATATCATTTAGTTGcgtttatttagaaaaaaaattcctaaaaatatcttATAACTGAGAATCAAACTGTGAATGCCTAAGTGACAATCTGAACATGGCACCATAACCCCAGGCACAGACAAATCAAAGATAGACAAGGTAGATGTGAAGGACCAAGGGATATACTTTTGAAAACGTAATATGAACACATAGTTTTTGTTTAAAAACACTAGAGCatataattttgaatatttggGAGCATTAATTAATTAGTAACGATGAGCAAAGAAAAACGTGCTATTAATAATCCAATTGGATAATATGTATTttaaatcagatttttttttatcaatttaatagaTTAGGTTTGAAAAAGCAATTTCTCTAAGACACCCTTATTTTTTTCTCCCTTCAAACTTTTCTAAACCAAATTTAATATATTACAAATActatataattatataatttataagatatttattataatttttatataaaaataaattagataaattaataaataattttttatataatttttttatgagcATTAATGAGGCCATACACAATTATGCAAGAATTTTAATGGTACATTTTATCTTATCTAATTTTTTAAgtatatttattaagttaattgagctttactttaattttttataaattctatTAAATTAAATCATGGATTCATAAAACTTTTATGGCCACTCAtttttaatctattataaataatttaaacaAATATAGCATTTCtttatgtatttaaatttaaaataaattaacaaaataataattatgttacatgtttaaaaaaactttagaCAATAAATTCATGTAActaaataaagataaaatatagagTTCAGATCGAAGTCTCAAATAACATTCTAATCTTTAGCCTAAGTTGGCTCGAATAGGTTAACATGCTATAGTttacaaagaaaaagagaaagatgCACTTATTGTTATTGTAATAGTTCATCTAATTGGCTTGGTCTAACTTTATATAatatttatcaattaaataaataataaaataatttaagataATATCAACTTTAAAACATCCAACAAATTAAGCAACTTTCTAAGTTCATAGACATCGTTAACTATATGCATGCAGAGTTTTGTATTGTTGATAAACATTAGTAAATCCATCTGATTAGTTGCATAAATTCTCAAGAGTGAGAAAGTTCACAAGTTATAATTTGTGTCTAATTAATGATGCATGACAAATAAAGGGTTTCAATAAACacacattaatttcacaaaataaaaaataaactaagcataTCGACATCAATTAAGATCTTCTATTCTTCTAATTATGCCACCGCTCGAAGTCGACTATTGCTTGCCACATGTCCAGGGAATCATTCAATAAATAAaagtaattattatttttaatcatcTTCTGTTTTCTTTTGCCCGTCATTGTTTCTTTAAACTTCTCCTtagcttcgtcttcttcttcttattcttcttcttcttcccaccatcgtttctccttttctttttcccaccATGGTCTCTCATCTTTTTTCTTCCAGACATCATGAAAACTAAAATGCTAAGCAATTATTAGTCATGCAATTATAATTAGCGCTTGGATAACATTAAATTGATCGAGGATACGAATCTTGGTCTGAGTTTCCAACACTACACTTTATAGTCAAACATCTAAGTACAATAAATAAAAGTacaaataaatttcataatttccctctttttattttttatttcaatatgtCTAATGGCTAAGAAAATGGTACATGGATCAATCTTCCATATCACTGTTAAGTTTTGTTGACAAACACTTTATATTACTAATCATACAAGTCAGTTAATTTCTGTATAATTTTCTAAGTAACAAGTTTAATTATATATGCAGTGATGGTATGTAACATCTAATAGGTAGAACAAATAAGGGAGAAGAGAATAAATAACTACTCTGGTTGAAGCAATAATTAATCCAGAAGTTATTGTTGGCACTAACAGAAGCATAGGAGGAGTAATTAAATGAAATTTACTAGGAGATGACGATCACACTTACATTTGCATCTTCGGGCAGCCTTTAATTGTAAGCCTCCTAAGTTCCCTAAATGCTTCTAGGTTGAATGGTAGCAGTGGGCAAGCATATATGTTCAATTCTTCAAGTGAATGCAATGCTACCAAAGTCGTCAAATTGCTACAACTGTTAATTGTCATCTCAGATAGATGCTTCAAGCTTTGCATACCCTGTGGCAGACATCTCAGCTCTTGGCAACCGACTATCTCTATTATTTCAATGTATTGGAGGTTCTCCCAACTGTAAAATTCAACAGACCATATTGTCTCATTGTTCAACCATACTCTTATTGTAACACCAAAAAATAGACAAGGTCGAGAATGCAAATCTATTTCCTTGAGTTTTGGGCACTGAATTAGTGTCAATCGTTCAAGCTTGTTAAAAACATGAACATTTTTTCTTTCCGGCATAGACCATTTCTCTAGCGCAAGCATTTCTAAAAAAGTGAGCTCTCTCAGCACAGAAAATGTGTCGCCGTCACCATAAAATGTATTGTCTATGTGTTTTATTAAATCCATGCCACTTATCTCAAGCTTCTCAAGACAAGGAAGTTGACCGAGTGATGGTAATGTAGCACACCTCTTGAGATTGATGAGTCTCACTTCAACTAAAGAATCGAAAAGAGCAAGTTGTTGTTTACTCATCCAAGTAGGAAATTCCACTCCCTTATAAGAAATGATCTCTAGCATTTTCAAATGCACATTGGGTTGGAGAGCTTCAAGTACCTGCTGTGACGGAGCTAATTCAGAACTCTCATCTGCTTCTTCACCATCCCAATGCAATGACAAGTCGCGAAGACTTTGTTGGCCCATCAGCAACTCAGTTTGCGTCTTCTCTACTCGTTCTAGGTTTCGTAATCTTATTTCCAGAAGATTTGTTAAAGTTTGCAACTGGGTGAGCACAAATCCTCCATTGACACCGATAAATATTCCTGACAACTTACGAAGGCTAATTGATTGCCCGATCCCATGAGGAATTTGAGACAAGGATGCACATCTTGTGATGTTGAGGATTCTCAATGATTTAAAATTGACCAAATCCTCGGGGAGCTTGCTGAGCCAACAACAACCTTCCACATCAAGCGCTTCTAAGTTTTTGAGTCTTGTTATAGATTTGGGCAACTGTTGAAGCTTTGTACAATAAGCTAGTTTCAAAATCTGCAACTTCTTAAGCTGATGGATTCGTTCAGGTATCTTTTGAAGCTTTTGGCAGCGAAGCAAACTTAAAATTCGTAAATTTGGTAGGTCAAAAAGTGATTTCGGAAGTAATTCCATCTTAAGCTTTGAAAGGTGGAGGTATCTCAAGTTAACCAACTTGCTAACTTCATTGGGTAGCCTTTGGATCATACCAGTTTCTACAACTAATATACGCAAATGTACGAGTCTTACCGACATCTTGTTGAGGAACTTTGATATTGCAGTTGTTGCTTTCATGCGCCTTTTTTTATATAATTGAAGTGTTATTTCCTCAACATCTTCTTGTGTCGCTTCCTCTTGTTCTCGTAGAATCAATGTTATCAGTTTATTGCTCACCTCAACTGGCATGGTCGGTAGTCGAAATGGTATAGCTCTATGACTAATTTTCAAACACAAATAGCGACAACACCTTGAAATAATAGTTGAATCTT
Coding sequences within it:
- the LOC122014199 gene encoding putative disease resistance protein RGA4, yielding MSVFHELKHLLLQVLPSSSLMAQGRLLCIQNHLAMVCDNLWAINSMIAFPEMRMLSKNFSERWANFGKVLDVPPEFEDWERDVAVAVIDVGELLSRIMDWEVSLHRSIVGNTQQVNFRHVILVELKEMLCSLNSLVLRGSSMGLRRDPMGSMNPLREDYSIVLKNEVVDREEDLEKFIAILEQQLVSSNNNDDDDDPFVIVIDGEQGVGKTTLAHMIYHHTWVCQQFHHRIWVDLPLVSTFKTINIIGNEFVRSINKEEYCDQKLHLDLPLPAMWEYINEQLCGSRYLLVLHCENLVSLMQPAEWNELKNILLRVGGPRSGVLIIDKSSTQSAFRDMVFLNGMKDIITYCLNPLSKDAWVELFKRQAATTIPSLKQDKSKKDAWRFRNYFPSHTSGVKVFGLLSQNATAATHLLNDIYMVRNFPLVIIRLHQYHHLLDVYNDYDVILHMLTAEYLIPTEGLERGWIQLYARSLRYINRRELALRLSRMVYLHMKVPEDSTIISRCCRYLCLKISHRAIPFRLPTMPVEVSNKLITLILREQEEATQEDVEEITLQLYKKRRMKATTAISKFLNKMSVRLVHLRILVVETGMIQRLPNEVSKLVNLRYLHLSKLKMELLPKSLFDLPNLRILSLLRCQKLQKIPERIHQLKKLQILKLAYCTKLQQLPKSITRLKNLEALDVEGCCWLSKLPEDLVNFKSLRILNITRCASLSQIPHGIGQSISLRKLSGIFIGVNGGFVLTQLQTLTNLLEIRLRNLERVEKTQTELLMGQQSLRDLSLHWDGEEADESSELAPSQQVLEALQPNVHLKMLEIISYKGVEFPTWMSKQQLALFDSLVEVRLINLKRCATLPSLGQLPCLEKLEISGMDLIKHIDNTFYGDGDTFSVLRELTFLEMLALEKWSMPERKNVHVFNKLERLTLIQCPKLKEIDLHSRPCLFFGVTIRVWLNNETIWSVEFYSWENLQYIEIIEIVGCQELRCLPQGMQSLKHLSEMTINSCSNLTTLVALHSLEELNIYACPLLPFNLEAFRELRRLTIKGCPKMQM